Proteins encoded by one window of Chryseobacterium foetidum:
- a CDS encoding RNA polymerase sigma factor, with protein MKRTDSLPRKLSNLQLYELLKKGNPTALEHIHLRYKRLLFWVGWQVLKDDFVVNTIVQDTFLKLWLHRDTIETPDHVTGFLRFVMKRDCIAYVTAPRNKFSRLMASLDSFENYQDYLAGYDPLKDKDYLHSQESDQKKFDEITKVLPVLNPKRKHLIELCLEYGFQYKPIAEAMGSSVTGISTEVSKAIDELRNILKVTTFEKPHEKNVDKEEQSEKLSSQQLEIIKRRFEQKSSFAVIAKELKLPEKEVHREFLYAYQHLQNQNTSKIPV; from the coding sequence ATGAAAAGAACAGACTCTTTGCCTCGGAAATTGAGCAATCTTCAGTTATACGAACTACTGAAAAAAGGTAATCCGACCGCTCTGGAACATATTCATCTGCGTTACAAAAGACTTCTTTTTTGGGTTGGATGGCAGGTGCTTAAGGATGATTTTGTAGTGAACACTATTGTTCAGGATACCTTCCTAAAATTGTGGCTGCACCGCGACACCATTGAGACACCTGATCATGTTACAGGCTTTTTACGGTTTGTGATGAAAAGGGATTGTATAGCGTATGTTACTGCTCCCCGGAATAAATTCAGCCGCTTAATGGCTTCTCTTGACAGTTTTGAGAACTATCAAGATTATCTTGCAGGTTACGATCCTTTGAAAGATAAAGATTATTTACATAGCCAAGAATCCGATCAAAAAAAATTCGATGAAATCACAAAGGTCTTACCCGTTTTAAACCCCAAAAGAAAACACCTGATAGAACTCTGCCTGGAATATGGCTTTCAGTATAAACCCATCGCAGAAGCTATGGGAAGCAGTGTGACAGGCATTAGCACGGAGGTGAGTAAAGCCATAGATGAGCTTAGGAATATTCTTAAGGTGACAACTTTTGAGAAACCACACGAAAAAAATGTTGATAAAGAAGAGCAGTCAGAAAAACTCAGCAGTCAGCAGCTCGAGATTATCAAAAGACGGTTTGAACAGAAATCTTCATTTGCGGTAATTGCAAAAGAACTCAAACTACCTGAAAAGGAAGTCCATCGGGAATTTCTGTACGCCTATCAGCATCTGCAAAATCAAAACACCTCTAAAATACCGGTTTGA
- a CDS encoding helix-turn-helix domain-containing protein, producing the protein MDKIEFRIAFGKRIEMFRKKLNLSYRELAQKCDVDHSNISKIEKGEVDLRISTIQELAKGLDVHPLELFDFKLK; encoded by the coding sequence ATGGATAAAATAGAATTTAGAATAGCATTTGGTAAAAGAATTGAGATGTTCAGAAAAAAACTGAATTTGAGTTATAGAGAGTTGGCTCAAAAATGCGATGTAGATCATAGTAATATTAGTAAAATAGAAAAAGGGGAAGTTGATCTTAGAATCTCTACTATTCAAGAATTAGCAAAAGGACTAGATGTGCATCCATTGGAACTATTTGATTTCAAATTAAAGTAA
- a CDS encoding DUF3892 domain-containing protein: MAQIRISGVWKDGNGIITHYAFHTHIKNTTWSRVVKTSKADAIKQIENTGNRAVTWVWNYTTSAFDVQEEVTVVNGSSGKYLRSNPDRKVTDNLAHLINYDWIVAR, translated from the coding sequence ATGGCACAAATAAGAATTTCGGGAGTTTGGAAAGATGGAAATGGTATAATTACTCATTATGCTTTTCATACTCACATTAAAAATACAACTTGGTCAAGAGTGGTTAAAACATCAAAAGCGGATGCAATCAAGCAAATTGAGAATACAGGAAATAGAGCCGTAACATGGGTCTGGAACTATACAACTTCCGCATTTGATGTTCAAGAAGAAGTGACAGTCGTCAATGGTTCTAGTGGAAAGTATTTAAGATCGAATCCTGATCGAAAAGTAACCGACAATTTGGCTCATCTAATTAATTATGATTGGATAGTAGCACGATAA